One stretch of Bosea vaviloviae DNA includes these proteins:
- a CDS encoding extracellular solute-binding protein codes for MSIDSKTSTTTRRQTSRRQATRRDVLAGALGAATFAIGGRALAQSKEVIIATTGGLMERSLQEHFYKRFETETGIKVRSVPIELPDQWARARAGQRSGNIPFDVVTATPPDLIQHADLLAPIDCAGLPGIAAHALPNGCFPSGIIRTAGGMALTWSKKAFPNGGPQSWADFFDVAKFPGPRSLPDTGDREWWVPLAALLADGVAPDKAFPMDVDRAYKKLDALKPHIAAWWKSGDNAMQIMRGGDAVMMMVYSSRSVPLAKSGEFDFTWNQAIRDVGNWAVLKGSPNVQNGVKFLDFFVQNGKEHVAFSEKVSFDSNNREAPGLVPPEERRFRPSWPDNWSKLVIADYEWIAVNRNALRERWVTWLTK; via the coding sequence ATGAGCATCGACAGCAAGACTTCGACGACGACACGACGCCAGACGTCGCGACGCCAAGCGACTCGGCGCGACGTGCTCGCGGGAGCACTGGGGGCGGCGACCTTCGCGATCGGAGGCCGCGCCTTGGCCCAATCGAAGGAGGTCATCATTGCCACGACCGGCGGCCTGATGGAGCGCAGCCTGCAGGAGCATTTCTACAAGCGCTTCGAGACCGAGACCGGCATCAAAGTGCGCTCGGTTCCGATCGAACTCCCCGACCAGTGGGCCCGGGCGCGCGCCGGGCAGCGCAGCGGCAACATTCCCTTCGACGTCGTCACAGCGACGCCGCCGGACCTGATCCAGCACGCTGATTTGCTCGCGCCGATCGACTGTGCCGGCCTGCCGGGCATCGCGGCCCATGCGCTACCCAATGGCTGCTTCCCGAGCGGCATCATCCGGACCGCCGGCGGCATGGCACTGACCTGGAGCAAGAAGGCGTTCCCCAATGGCGGACCGCAATCCTGGGCCGATTTCTTCGACGTCGCGAAGTTTCCGGGTCCGCGTTCGCTGCCCGATACGGGCGACCGCGAATGGTGGGTGCCGCTGGCCGCGCTGCTGGCCGACGGCGTTGCGCCCGACAAGGCGTTCCCGATGGATGTCGACCGCGCCTACAAGAAGCTCGACGCGCTCAAGCCCCATATCGCGGCCTGGTGGAAGAGCGGCGACAACGCGATGCAGATCATGCGCGGCGGCGATGCCGTGATGATGATGGTCTATTCGAGCCGCTCGGTCCCGCTCGCCAAGAGCGGCGAGTTTGATTTCACCTGGAACCAGGCCATCCGCGATGTTGGCAACTGGGCCGTGCTCAAGGGCAGTCCCAATGTCCAGAACGGCGTGAAGTTCCTCGATTTCTTCGTGCAGAACGGCAAGGAGCACGTCGCCTTCAGCGAGAAGGTCTCGTTCGATTCCAACAACCGCGAGGCGCCCGGTCTGGTGCCGCCGGAGGAACGGCGGTTCCGGCCGTCCTGGCCCGACAATTGGTCGAAACTCGTCATCGCCGATTACGAGTGGATTGCCGTCAACCGCAACGCCCTGCGCGAGCGCTGGGTCACCTGGCTGACGAAATAG
- a CDS encoding shikimate dehydrogenase family protein, which translates to MTRITGKTRILFILGEPVAHIIGSTLLNEHFAGRGIDAAVSPLHVAPVDLPKVLATLRILRNVAGFGVTIPHKIAVLDLLDSVGERGRLVGAVNFVRRHPDGSLHGDNVDGLGFVGGLIAAGVEIRGARVLQVGAGGAGRAIAFAMAEAGAAELTIMNRSADKARELAAAVGRAYPTCRTDGGEPDTAACDIAINTTSLGMKDGDALPLDASRLAPGAVAAEVVMTPEVTPFLAAAAARGCKTVPGKAMLLAQLRAASDLVGLA; encoded by the coding sequence ATGACCCGCATCACCGGCAAGACGCGGATCCTGTTCATTCTGGGCGAACCAGTCGCGCATATCATCGGCTCGACACTGCTCAACGAGCATTTCGCCGGGCGCGGCATCGATGCGGCCGTCTCCCCTCTCCACGTCGCCCCAGTTGACCTGCCCAAGGTTCTCGCGACGCTGCGGATCCTGCGCAACGTCGCCGGGTTCGGCGTCACGATCCCGCACAAGATCGCCGTCCTCGACCTACTCGATTCGGTCGGTGAGCGTGGGCGGCTGGTGGGCGCGGTCAATTTCGTGCGCCGCCACCCTGACGGCAGCCTGCACGGCGACAATGTCGACGGCCTCGGCTTCGTCGGCGGACTGATCGCGGCCGGCGTGGAGATCCGGGGCGCCCGGGTGCTGCAGGTTGGGGCCGGCGGCGCAGGCCGCGCTATCGCTTTCGCGATGGCGGAGGCAGGCGCGGCGGAATTGACCATCATGAATCGGTCTGCCGACAAGGCGCGCGAACTCGCTGCCGCGGTCGGCCGTGCCTATCCCACCTGCCGCACCGATGGCGGCGAGCCCGATACCGCCGCCTGCGACATCGCGATCAACACCACCTCGCTCGGCATGAAAGACGGCGATGCGCTGCCGCTGGATGCGTCTCGCCTTGCTCCCGGCGCGGTCGCGGCCGAAGTCGTCATGACACCGGAGGTCACGCCGTTTCTTGCCGCCGCGGCAGCACGCGGTTGCAAGACGGTTCCGGGCAAGGCGATGCTCCTGGCGCAGTTGCGTGCGGCATCCGATCTCGTCGGCCTTGCCTGA
- a CDS encoding ABC transporter ATP-binding protein has translation MVQPVELSSRSVGIGIRGIVKRFGAVTAVDGVSLAVEPGEFLALLGPSGSGKTTILMAIAGFEYPDEGQILVGGEDVTWTPPYQRNLGMVFQKYTLFPHMSVLENIAFPLKMRGVGRAEREERARTALATVRLDGFGDRKPSQLSGGQQQRVAIARAIVYKPRVLLMDEPLSALDKNLREEMQIETKQLQREIGVTVVFVTHDQTEALTMADRVAVLDHGRLQQIGTPHDLYEAPKSAFVAGFIGETNFWQGVARGAAAAGGSVSVELAEGTVVEATAVDAVTERAKLRVAIRPERLTLTAPEQGLLTARVQQEIYAGNATTLLLGTASGQGLKLRLPAGSVSRGPAIGDLVGLRWAPQDARAFGSAA, from the coding sequence ATGGTGCAGCCGGTCGAGCTATCCAGCCGATCCGTGGGGATCGGGATCCGCGGAATCGTCAAGCGATTCGGAGCGGTGACGGCTGTCGACGGGGTCTCGCTTGCGGTCGAGCCGGGCGAATTCCTGGCGTTGCTGGGCCCGTCCGGCTCCGGCAAGACGACCATCCTGATGGCGATCGCCGGCTTCGAATATCCCGATGAGGGTCAGATTCTGGTCGGTGGCGAGGACGTGACGTGGACGCCGCCCTACCAGCGCAATCTCGGCATGGTCTTCCAGAAATACACTTTGTTTCCGCATATGAGCGTGCTGGAGAACATCGCCTTCCCGCTCAAAATGCGCGGCGTCGGCCGGGCCGAGCGCGAGGAGCGGGCGCGGACCGCGCTCGCCACCGTCCGGCTCGACGGCTTTGGCGATCGCAAGCCGTCCCAGCTTTCGGGCGGCCAGCAGCAGCGCGTCGCGATCGCCCGCGCCATCGTCTACAAGCCGCGCGTGCTGCTGATGGACGAGCCGCTCTCGGCGCTCGACAAGAACCTCCGCGAGGAGATGCAGATCGAGACCAAGCAATTGCAGCGCGAGATCGGCGTCACCGTCGTCTTCGTGACGCATGACCAGACCGAGGCCCTGACCATGGCCGATCGCGTCGCGGTGCTCGACCATGGCCGACTGCAGCAGATCGGCACGCCCCACGATCTCTATGAGGCGCCGAAGAGCGCCTTCGTCGCCGGTTTTATAGGCGAGACCAATTTCTGGCAGGGCGTGGCGCGCGGCGCGGCAGCGGCGGGCGGCTCCGTGTCGGTCGAACTCGCTGAGGGCACCGTGGTCGAGGCGACAGCCGTCGATGCCGTGACTGAGCGGGCAAAACTCCGCGTCGCGATCAGGCCGGAGCGCCTGACCCTGACGGCACCCGAGCAGGGGCTGCTCACGGCGCGCGTGCAGCAGGAGATCTACGCTGGCAACGCGACGACGCTGCTCCTGGGCACGGCGAGCGGGCAGGGCCTGAAGCTGCGCCTGCCGGCCGGCAGCGTATCGCGGGGGCCAGCGATCGGCGACCTCGTCGGCTTGCGCTGGGCGCCGCAGGACGCGCGCGCTTTTGGGTCCGCCGCATGA
- a CDS encoding N,N-dimethylformamidase beta subunit family domain-containing protein, translating into MRDTTAVLGYAWPLVVSPGETVSFHLSSPTLDAAQVRIVRVRCADPDPDGPGLKLSEPGSAIDGRVALRDQPVHPGSAAIIADRPALNAPSLAAGCFIYPTAPLAGPQTVMSRWRADLGQGWRLGLDQAGHLVFEVAGAAGAATLTSARPVLEREWVFVGASYDAASGAITLIQRSLDRLGGRDSSSLTTGQAPASLAWPTETALVFAAHAFESGADPLTSGHFDGKIDRPRLFREPLSEETLRRACEMLAPSPADPALVGAWDFSQEMASDKVRDLSTNRLDGQLRHMPMRAIAGANWDGSVVQWTERPELYGAIHFHSDDMADCGWQPDLALKIPADWRSGFYALKLTARESSDDPVESYVSFFVRAPLGQAKAKLALVATTATFLAYANSALRLDQVHAEAMLEGVIALSRDDVYIQEHRELGLSTYDTHSDGSGWCYSTAKRPILNMRPLGNTFNYVNDTHIIDWLEELGFDYDVITDCDIDRHGAQLLEAYDCVITPSHPEYYSRNMIDAFDAYQRGGGRHIYLGGNGFYWRIAWHPTQPFQMEIRRGMSGLRTWEGEPGENGLSFNGEPSGLWRTHGRPPQRLVGVGFDAQVFTRSYPYEWLEDARDPRVSWLVEGIDLAKPLGDFGLRGGGAAGLEVDRVEPTLGSPPHLLRLATADRLDYGGVPTLEELRTLHRGTMGDQNALVRADIAFFPTAAGGAVFATGSIAWCCALTCNGYDNSVSRVTGNVLRRFLDPAPFEGFDD; encoded by the coding sequence ATGAGAGATACCACCGCCGTCCTCGGCTATGCCTGGCCGCTCGTCGTCTCGCCGGGCGAGACCGTGAGCTTTCACCTGTCCAGCCCGACGCTCGATGCGGCCCAAGTCCGCATCGTCCGGGTGCGCTGCGCCGATCCCGATCCGGACGGCCCGGGCCTGAAGCTGAGTGAGCCCGGCAGCGCCATCGACGGCCGTGTCGCGCTGCGCGACCAGCCGGTCCATCCCGGCTCCGCCGCGATCATCGCCGACAGGCCGGCGTTGAACGCGCCGAGCCTGGCGGCCGGCTGCTTCATCTACCCGACGGCCCCGCTTGCCGGCCCGCAGACCGTGATGTCGCGCTGGCGCGCCGATCTCGGCCAGGGCTGGCGCCTGGGGCTCGACCAGGCGGGGCATCTCGTCTTCGAGGTCGCCGGTGCCGCAGGCGCTGCGACCCTCACATCCGCCAGGCCGGTGCTCGAGCGCGAATGGGTGTTCGTCGGCGCCAGCTATGACGCCGCCAGCGGCGCGATCACGCTGATCCAGCGCAGCCTGGACAGGTTGGGCGGGCGCGACAGCAGCAGCCTCACGACGGGCCAGGCACCCGCCAGCCTGGCCTGGCCCACTGAGACCGCGCTCGTCTTCGCCGCCCACGCCTTTGAAAGTGGCGCGGACCCGCTCACTTCAGGCCATTTCGACGGCAAGATCGATCGGCCGCGCCTGTTTCGCGAGCCCTTGTCCGAAGAGACCCTGCGGCGGGCCTGCGAGATGCTGGCGCCCTCGCCCGCCGATCCCGCTCTGGTCGGCGCCTGGGATTTTTCGCAGGAGATGGCCAGCGACAAGGTGCGCGACCTCTCGACGAACCGGCTCGACGGCCAGCTCAGGCACATGCCCATGCGCGCCATCGCCGGCGCCAACTGGGACGGCTCGGTGGTGCAATGGACGGAACGGCCAGAGCTCTATGGCGCGATTCATTTCCACAGCGACGACATGGCCGATTGCGGCTGGCAGCCCGATCTGGCGCTTAAGATTCCAGCCGACTGGCGCAGCGGCTTCTACGCGCTGAAGCTGACCGCCCGCGAGAGCAGCGACGATCCCGTCGAAAGCTATGTCTCCTTCTTCGTGCGGGCTCCGCTCGGTCAGGCCAAGGCCAAGCTCGCTCTGGTGGCGACGACGGCGACCTTCCTCGCCTATGCCAACAGCGCGCTGCGGCTCGACCAAGTCCATGCCGAGGCCATGCTGGAGGGCGTCATCGCGCTCTCGCGCGACGACGTCTATATCCAGGAGCATCGCGAACTCGGGCTCTCGACCTACGACACCCACAGCGACGGCAGCGGCTGGTGCTACTCGACGGCCAAACGCCCGATCCTCAACATGCGGCCGCTCGGCAACACCTTCAACTACGTCAACGACACGCACATCATCGACTGGCTGGAGGAGCTCGGCTTCGACTACGACGTCATCACCGATTGCGACATCGACCGGCACGGCGCGCAGCTGCTGGAGGCCTATGACTGCGTGATCACGCCGTCACATCCCGAGTACTACAGCCGCAACATGATCGACGCCTTCGACGCCTATCAGCGCGGCGGCGGCCGGCACATCTATCTCGGCGGCAACGGCTTCTACTGGCGCATCGCCTGGCACCCCACGCAGCCCTTCCAGATGGAGATCCGCCGCGGCATGAGTGGCTTGCGCACCTGGGAGGGCGAACCCGGCGAGAACGGCCTGTCCTTCAATGGCGAGCCCTCGGGCCTCTGGCGCACCCATGGGCGCCCGCCGCAGCGCCTGGTCGGCGTCGGCTTCGACGCCCAGGTCTTCACGCGCTCCTATCCCTATGAGTGGCTGGAGGATGCGCGCGACCCGCGCGTGTCCTGGCTGGTCGAAGGCATCGACCTGGCAAAACCGCTCGGCGATTTCGGACTACGCGGCGGCGGGGCGGCCGGGCTCGAGGTCGACCGCGTCGAGCCGACCTTGGGTTCGCCGCCGCATCTCCTGCGCCTGGCGACGGCCGACCGGCTCGACTATGGCGGCGTACCGACGCTGGAGGAGCTGCGCACCCTGCATCGCGGCACGATGGGCGATCAGAACGCGCTGGTGCGCGCCGATATCGCCTTCTTTCCGACCGCAGCCGGCGGCGCGGTGTTCGCGACCGGCTCGATCGCCTGGTGCTGCGCGCTGACCTGCAACGGCTATGACAACTCGGTCAGCCGCGTGACAGGCAATGTCCTGCGTCGCTTCCTCGATCCCGCGCCTTTCGAGGGCTTTGACGATTGA
- a CDS encoding ABC transporter permease, with product MSARPHRWLLGGRHYSSAASLALAAPFLVLAFVTFLLPLGSLLHESLFLPTPTLAHYERAVTAPVYLRVMLRTLRIAAIVTVLALLLAWPLALVMARSTGLKLAILVASVLLPLWTSVLVRTYAWMVLLQKNGVINQMLMASGLVDEPLKLLYTETAVVIAMSHVLLPFMVLPIYSALRGIPDDYSRAAQMLGASEWATFREVIFPLSLPGVTSGCLMVFLLALGFFVTPALIGGPQQMMIATLVSQQVREMLDWSFAGALVGVMLAFVLLLALIFKRAVRLDRFVGSA from the coding sequence ATGAGCGCGCGGCCGCATCGCTGGCTGCTCGGCGGGCGCCATTACAGCAGCGCCGCCAGCCTGGCGCTGGCGGCGCCGTTCCTCGTTCTCGCCTTCGTGACCTTCCTGCTGCCGCTGGGCTCGCTGCTGCATGAGAGCCTGTTCCTGCCGACGCCGACGCTGGCGCATTACGAGCGCGCGGTCACGGCGCCGGTTTATCTGCGCGTCATGCTGCGCACCCTGCGCATCGCGGCGATCGTGACCGTGCTGGCGTTGCTGCTGGCCTGGCCGCTGGCCCTGGTGATGGCGCGCAGCACAGGGCTCAAGCTCGCGATCCTCGTCGCCTCGGTTCTGCTGCCGCTCTGGACCTCGGTCTTGGTGCGGACCTATGCCTGGATGGTGCTGCTGCAGAAGAACGGCGTCATCAACCAGATGCTGATGGCTTCGGGCCTCGTCGATGAGCCGCTCAAGCTGCTCTACACCGAGACGGCGGTGGTGATCGCGATGAGCCATGTCCTGCTGCCCTTCATGGTGCTGCCGATCTATTCGGCGCTGCGCGGCATTCCGGATGATTACAGCCGGGCGGCGCAGATGCTCGGCGCCTCGGAATGGGCGACGTTCAGGGAGGTGATCTTCCCGCTCTCGTTGCCGGGCGTGACCTCGGGCTGCCTGATGGTTTTCCTGCTGGCGCTGGGCTTCTTCGTCACCCCGGCGCTCATCGGCGGGCCGCAGCAGATGATGATCGCGACGCTGGTCTCCCAGCAGGTCCGCGAGATGCTCGACTGGTCCTTCGCTGGCGCGCTGGTCGGGGTGATGCTCGCCTTCGTGCTGCTGCTCGCATTGATCTTCAAGCGCGCCGTGCGGCTTGACCGCTTCGTGGGGTCGGCATGA
- a CDS encoding GntR family transcriptional regulator has product MASADDNFLQGGAIGPVARDSLTRIVYNNLRLALMEGRFWPGHRFKIRELAASMHVSETPIREALMQLVRARALELIDGRSIIVAHMSLAQYLELRTIRLFLEGLAAERATARIDDEGIAQMTALHAELAAAEDEGRWSDAVRANWRFHHRLYEAADMPELLALLDDIWMRNGPLLNYHYPHARPTYPGPHEHLRILERLRARNGEGVREAVQTDMIQGGEKLVKLLESGGDTRNLAREAGPQTEPRPRASR; this is encoded by the coding sequence GTGGCGAGCGCCGACGACAACTTCCTGCAGGGTGGCGCGATAGGGCCGGTCGCGCGCGATAGCCTGACGCGCATCGTCTACAACAATCTGCGCCTCGCTTTGATGGAGGGCCGGTTCTGGCCGGGCCACCGCTTCAAGATCCGCGAACTCGCAGCTTCGATGCACGTCTCCGAGACGCCGATTCGCGAGGCGTTGATGCAGCTGGTGCGGGCGCGCGCGCTCGAACTGATCGACGGCCGCTCGATCATCGTCGCCCATATGTCGCTCGCCCAGTATCTCGAGCTGAGGACGATCAGGCTGTTCCTCGAAGGGTTGGCAGCCGAGCGCGCGACCGCCAGGATCGACGACGAGGGCATCGCCCAGATGACCGCCCTGCACGCCGAACTTGCCGCGGCCGAGGACGAGGGCCGCTGGTCGGACGCCGTGCGCGCGAATTGGCGCTTCCATCATCGGCTCTATGAAGCCGCCGACATGCCGGAGCTGCTCGCGCTCCTCGACGACATCTGGATGCGCAACGGCCCGCTGCTGAACTACCATTATCCCCATGCGCGGCCGACCTATCCGGGGCCGCATGAGCACTTACGCATCCTCGAGCGCCTGCGCGCCCGCAACGGCGAAGGCGTGCGCGAGGCCGTGCAGACCGACATGATCCAGGGCGGCGAGAAACTGGTCAAGCTGCTGGAATCGGGCGGCGATACGCGCAATCTCGCCCGCGAGGCCGGCCCTCAGACCGAGCCGCGCCCGCGCGCCTCGCGGTAG
- a CDS encoding ABC transporter permease, with product MSAPRRAGSPRHAGRAMLGATAYAVTIFLLLPTLVIAPMSVGPERYLRFPPNGFSLRWYAEYFADSDWVNATLFSLEAGVIATLAATVIGTMLALALVRGRLPGKGLIELLVIGPVIVPHIALAVAMFLVFEQLRLTGTLLGFAMAHTILALPFVVFTVLAALYRFDADLERAAVSCGASPLRTFRHVTLPLIAPGVVSAALFAFIISFDEAVVSFFISNLDRKTLPRKMFEDIDYNISPTLAAVATMLTLLTVAALVGSHLVRSRLDARTRSAEP from the coding sequence ATGAGCGCGCCCCGGCGAGCCGGCTCTCCGCGCCATGCAGGCCGCGCCATGCTCGGTGCGACGGCCTATGCCGTGACGATCTTCCTGCTGCTGCCGACGCTCGTGATCGCGCCGATGTCGGTTGGTCCCGAGCGCTATCTGCGCTTTCCGCCAAACGGCTTTTCGCTGCGCTGGTATGCCGAGTATTTCGCCGATTCCGACTGGGTGAACGCGACGCTGTTCAGCCTGGAGGCGGGCGTCATCGCGACGTTGGCGGCGACGGTGATCGGCACGATGCTGGCGCTGGCGCTCGTCCGCGGCCGCCTGCCCGGCAAGGGGCTGATCGAGCTCTTGGTGATCGGGCCCGTCATCGTGCCGCATATCGCGCTGGCCGTGGCGATGTTCCTCGTCTTCGAGCAGTTGCGCCTGACCGGTACGCTGCTCGGCTTCGCGATGGCGCATACCATCCTGGCGCTGCCCTTCGTCGTTTTCACCGTGCTGGCGGCGCTCTACCGTTTCGATGCCGATCTAGAACGCGCCGCTGTGTCATGCGGGGCAAGTCCGCTGCGCACCTTCCGCCATGTCACGCTGCCGTTGATCGCGCCGGGCGTCGTCTCGGCGGCACTGTTTGCCTTCATCATCTCCTTCGACGAGGCGGTGGTGTCGTTCTTCATTTCGAACCTCGACCGCAAGACGCTGCCGCGCAAGATGTTCGAGGACATCGACTACAACATCTCGCCGACGCTGGCGGCGGTCGCGACCATGCTGACGCTCCTGACCGTCGCCGCGCTGGTCGGCAGCCACCTCGTCAGAAGTCGTCTCGACGCGCGCACGCGATCGGCCGAGCCCTGA
- a CDS encoding aminotransferase class III-fold pyridoxal phosphate-dependent enzyme, with protein sequence MSEVKNSVDAALRDRALRVVPGGMWGHLHANRLPEGYPQFFARAEGCRLWDVDGRSYLDFMCSWGPNLLGHHHPEVEAAAERQARLGDCMNGPAEVMVELAELLVDTVAHADWTQFQKNGTDATTSCATIARAGTGRRKLLAARGAYHGAVPWCSPSVVGVTSEDRAHILYYDFNDAESLRAAATEAGDDLAGIIVSAYRHDLARDQELPTQGFATAARAICDETGAALILDEVRAGFRLDLAGSWERFGVRPDLAAWSKSIANGHALAAVTGRDWLRQAASQVFVTGSFWCAAVPMAAAVATLTVLRRDNIVARLEAMGTRLRDAIDASAARHGVALRQSGPVQMPLILFEDDADFAKGNLFCQTALARGVYFHPRHNMFLSAAHGEAEIDEAIAAADTALAAVAAGSRTAA encoded by the coding sequence ATGTCCGAGGTCAAGAATTCCGTCGATGCGGCGCTGCGGGATCGGGCGCTGCGTGTGGTTCCAGGCGGCATGTGGGGGCATCTCCACGCCAACAGGCTGCCGGAAGGCTACCCGCAGTTCTTTGCGCGCGCCGAGGGCTGCCGGCTCTGGGACGTGGACGGGCGCTCCTATCTGGACTTCATGTGCAGCTGGGGCCCCAATCTTCTCGGCCATCATCATCCCGAGGTCGAGGCTGCGGCCGAGCGCCAGGCCCGCCTGGGCGACTGCATGAACGGGCCTGCCGAGGTGATGGTCGAACTCGCCGAACTCCTTGTCGATACGGTGGCGCATGCCGACTGGACGCAATTCCAAAAGAACGGCACCGACGCCACCACGAGCTGCGCGACCATTGCGCGCGCCGGCACCGGGCGGCGCAAGCTGCTGGCGGCACGCGGCGCCTATCATGGCGCCGTGCCGTGGTGCTCGCCCTCGGTCGTCGGCGTGACCTCGGAGGATCGCGCCCATATCCTCTATTACGATTTCAACGATGCCGAGAGCCTGCGCGCGGCCGCCACTGAGGCTGGCGACGACCTGGCCGGCATCATCGTCTCGGCCTATCGCCATGACCTCGCGCGCGACCAGGAATTGCCGACGCAAGGTTTCGCCACCGCCGCGCGCGCGATCTGCGACGAGACGGGCGCCGCGCTCATCCTCGATGAGGTCCGGGCGGGCTTCCGGCTCGACCTCGCCGGCAGTTGGGAGCGCTTCGGTGTCAGGCCCGATCTCGCGGCCTGGAGCAAGTCCATTGCCAATGGCCACGCGCTTGCCGCCGTCACCGGCCGGGACTGGCTGCGCCAGGCGGCCTCGCAGGTCTTCGTGACAGGCTCGTTCTGGTGCGCAGCGGTCCCGATGGCGGCCGCCGTGGCAACGCTCACCGTGCTGCGCCGCGACAACATCGTCGCGCGGCTGGAGGCGATGGGAACGCGCCTGCGCGACGCGATCGATGCATCGGCCGCACGCCACGGGGTCGCCCTGCGCCAAAGCGGCCCGGTGCAGATGCCTTTGATCCTGTTCGAGGACGACGCCGATTTCGCCAAGGGCAATCTGTTTTGCCAGACAGCATTGGCGCGCGGGGTCTACTTCCACCCGCGCCACAACATGTTCCTGTCCGCCGCACATGGCGAGGCCGAGATCGACGAGGCGATTGCCGCCGCGGATACCGCCCTGGCGGCGGTCGCTGCGGGCAGCCGCACCGCCGCCTGA
- a CDS encoding transketolase family protein has translation MTSVTPDTLTVQDFNQRGAAVAPSRKFYGETLLELARQDPRIVCLTADLTLPTETDLFRDALPERFLQVGIAEANMIGIAGGMARSGEIPFVHSFCVFATRRCYDQIAMQVAYPRLNVKIVGVIPGLTTLLGVSHQAIDDIALMRALPNMTVIEPSGPAAVPAAVRAAAAHDGPVYLRLKRADGTETALGPDEWSLPIGVARMLRPPGEGLLLACGMMVEQALRAADLLAAEGIAVGVVDVPTLKPLDPRIATMAQGMRAVVTCENHSIIGGLGSAVAEQLMEAGVRTGFGRIGVRDVFAEGGTTPYLFARYGLDAEAIAQAYREARGRGSV, from the coding sequence ATGACGTCCGTGACGCCCGATACGCTGACGGTTCAGGATTTCAACCAGCGCGGTGCGGCCGTCGCACCCAGCCGCAAGTTCTATGGCGAGACGCTGCTCGAACTGGCGCGGCAGGACCCGCGCATCGTCTGCCTGACCGCCGACCTCACACTGCCGACCGAGACGGATCTATTCCGCGACGCCCTGCCGGAACGCTTCCTGCAGGTCGGCATCGCCGAGGCCAACATGATCGGCATCGCCGGGGGCATGGCCCGAAGCGGCGAGATCCCCTTCGTCCATTCCTTCTGCGTCTTTGCCACGCGCCGCTGCTACGATCAGATCGCCATGCAGGTCGCCTATCCCCGCCTCAACGTAAAGATCGTCGGCGTCATCCCGGGGCTGACGACGCTGCTGGGCGTCTCGCACCAGGCGATCGACGACATCGCGCTGATGCGGGCGCTGCCCAACATGACCGTGATCGAGCCCAGCGGCCCCGCCGCGGTTCCCGCCGCCGTCCGGGCCGCCGCCGCCCATGACGGCCCGGTCTATCTCCGGTTGAAGCGCGCGGACGGCACCGAGACCGCGTTGGGCCCCGACGAATGGTCGCTCCCGATCGGCGTGGCCCGCATGCTGCGCCCGCCGGGGGAGGGGCTGCTCCTCGCCTGTGGGATGATGGTCGAGCAGGCGCTGCGGGCGGCCGATCTCCTGGCCGCGGAGGGCATCGCGGTCGGCGTCGTCGACGTGCCGACGCTGAAGCCGCTCGACCCGCGCATCGCGACGATGGCGCAGGGCATGCGGGCGGTCGTGACCTGCGAGAACCATTCGATCATCGGTGGTCTGGGCAGCGCGGTTGCCGAGCAGCTTATGGAGGCGGGCGTCCGCACGGGCTTTGGCCGCATCGGCGTGCGCGACGTCTTCGCCGAGGGCGGCACGACGCCTTATCTGTTCGCGCGCTATGGGCTGGACGCCGAGGCGATCGCGCAGGCCTACCGCGAGGCGCGCGGGCGCGGCTCGGTCTGA